One genomic window of Staphylococcus hsinchuensis includes the following:
- a CDS encoding Lmo0850 family protein, protein MTKENEKIQNVVQLLSSLGVNIKKTKSRLDVMHSLSTNVKAANQLK, encoded by the coding sequence ATGACTAAAGAAAATGAAAAGATTCAAAATGTAGTTCAACTATTATCATCATTAGGGGTTAACATAAAGAAAACTAAATCAAGATTAGATGTTATGCATTCTTTATCAACTAATGTGAAAGCCGCTAACCAGTTGAAATAG
- the mazE gene encoding type II toxin-antitoxin system antitoxin MazE, whose amino-acid sequence MVSITQNRNHSMEQLLKEGYSQMADLNLSLAAEAFPFECEACDCNELYLSSKNNNE is encoded by the coding sequence ATGGTAAGTATCACGCAGAACAGAAATCATAGTATGGAACAATTACTTAAAGAAGGCTATTCTCAAATGGCTGATTTAAATCTCTCCCTTGCAGCAGAAGCTTTCCCATTCGAATGTGAAGCTTGTGATTGCAATGAACTTTATCTCAGTTCAAAGAATAACAATGAATGA
- the acpS gene encoding holo-ACP synthase, producing MIYGIGIDLVEIERIQQLYQRQHKLVKRILTEQEELKFNEINNKQRKIEFLAGRFATKEAFSKAVGTGLGQSIAMNEINCYNNELGKPNIDYEGYKVHVSITHTEHYAMSQVIIEET from the coding sequence ATGATTTACGGAATTGGAATTGATTTAGTAGAAATTGAAAGAATTCAGCAATTGTATCAACGACAGCATAAATTAGTAAAACGTATACTTACAGAACAGGAAGAACTGAAATTCAATGAAATTAATAATAAGCAACGAAAAATTGAATTTTTAGCAGGTCGTTTTGCGACGAAAGAAGCATTTAGTAAAGCGGTTGGCACAGGGTTAGGTCAGTCCATTGCTATGAATGAAATCAATTGTTATAACAATGAACTTGGTAAACCTAACATTGATTATGAAGGTTATAAAGTTCATGTCAGTATTACACACACTGAACATTATGCAATGAGCCAGGTAATCATAGAAGAAACATGA
- a CDS encoding type II toxin-antitoxin system PemK/MazF family toxin → MMRRGDVYLADLSPVQGSEQGGIRPVVIIQNDTGNKYSPTVIVAAITGRINKAKIPTHVEIEKSKYKLDKDSVILLEQIRTLDKNRLKEKLTYLSDAKMVEVNNAIDISLGLHNVRNSRT, encoded by the coding sequence ATGATGAGAAGAGGAGACGTTTATTTAGCGGATTTATCGCCAGTCCAAGGGTCTGAACAAGGAGGGATTAGGCCTGTCGTCATTATTCAGAATGATACTGGTAATAAATATAGTCCTACCGTAATTGTGGCGGCAATTACAGGTAGGATCAATAAAGCTAAGATACCTACACATGTTGAAATAGAAAAAAGTAAATATAAGCTTGATAAAGATTCCGTTATTTTACTGGAACAAATCAGAACTTTAGATAAGAATAGATTGAAAGAAAAATTAACATATCTTTCCGATGCTAAGATGGTAGAAGTCAATAATGCTATTGACATTAGTTTAGGATTACATAATGTTAGAAATTCACGCACATAG
- a CDS encoding FtsW/RodA/SpoVE family cell cycle protein, giving the protein MNSLRQLKNNPWFRRIDWKLVAILALLAIISITIISSAMGGGQYSANFSIRQILYYIFGGIIAGLIMLISPKKLFRHTYTLYIILCVALLILVIIPPNPLMPVINGAQSWFKAGPISIQPSEFMKIILILALAKLISNHNRFTFKPSIRTDFKLFFKICGLSIIPMILILLQNDLGTTLVICAIIAGMLIVSGITWRILAPLFIFVIVAGASIILSIIFKSTIFEKLLGIQTYQLGRINSWLDPYTFSSGDGYHLTESLKAIGSGQLFGKGFNHGEVYIPENHTDFIFSVIGEEFGFIGAVVLLLIYLILIIHLIRLATKLESLYAKLFIIGFISLILFHVLQNIGMTIQLLPITGIPLPFISYGGSALWSLMFGVGILLSIYYHQPKKKYHQQEEENA; this is encoded by the coding sequence ATGAACAGTTTACGTCAATTAAAGAATAACCCCTGGTTTAGACGGATAGACTGGAAATTAGTCGCTATCCTTGCACTTTTAGCAATTATCAGTATCACTATAATAAGTTCGGCAATGGGCGGCGGACAATATAGCGCTAACTTCAGTATTAGACAAATACTTTATTATATTTTCGGTGGTATAATTGCTGGATTAATCATGCTTATTTCACCGAAAAAGTTATTCCGACATACATATACACTTTACATTATTTTATGTGTAGCGTTATTAATTTTAGTTATCATACCACCAAACCCATTGATGCCTGTCATCAACGGTGCACAAAGTTGGTTTAAAGCAGGTCCAATTAGTATACAACCTTCAGAATTTATGAAGATTATACTCATATTGGCATTAGCAAAATTAATTTCTAATCATAATCGATTTACCTTTAAACCATCAATTAGAACGGACTTCAAATTATTCTTTAAAATTTGTGGTCTATCTATAATTCCAATGATACTCATTCTATTACAAAATGACTTAGGTACAACTTTAGTAATTTGTGCAATCATTGCTGGGATGTTAATTGTAAGTGGTATTACGTGGAGAATATTAGCTCCGTTATTTATCTTTGTAATAGTAGCAGGCGCTAGTATTATTTTATCGATTATTTTTAAATCAACGATTTTCGAAAAGCTATTAGGTATTCAAACATATCAACTAGGTCGTATTAACTCATGGCTTGATCCATATACATTTAGTAGTGGCGATGGTTATCATCTAACAGAATCACTTAAAGCAATCGGTTCAGGTCAGTTATTCGGTAAAGGATTTAATCATGGTGAAGTTTATATACCTGAAAATCATACCGACTTCATTTTCTCAGTAATTGGAGAAGAATTTGGTTTTATCGGTGCAGTCGTTTTACTACTTATTTATTTAATACTAATCATACATTTAATAAGATTAGCAACTAAATTAGAAAGCCTATATGCGAAACTATTTATAATTGGATTTATTTCATTGATACTATTCCATGTTTTACAAAATATAGGTATGACGATTCAATTGTTACCGATTACGGGTATACCATTACCATTTATTAGTTATGGTGGTAGTGCTTTATGGAGCTTAATGTTTGGTGTCGGTATATTGCTATCTATTTACTATCACCAACCTAAAAAGAAATATCACCAACAAGAAGAAGAAAATGCATAA
- a CDS encoding PH domain-containing protein, translating to MMSRPQKLHPISYLSGLINVIKQNIVFIIIFSLFNLRSFDFTNLQNYIFPGIYLGFLLIVSIYQGVKIYNTRYWIEDDHFILQTGVFSKSKKELNIRRIQSMETSQGLLSQIVNGVELHIKTPSDGINLETVTKQQSQLIRESIIDRQKALEDKGEVKAQRVENLEHQSQQTHMYQLNFKELLTMSMTSGAIGVTFVTLSPIVGAFSDHFPWHWLGTVLGSLSSSILLKVILFLIGLLILSYICGAILVVIRYYNYTLTRQGNQLHIKYGLLNIKNITVPTDRVQAVIEKQSFIRALLGYTSIQFLITSDDNDLSSDNEATAEGNVMILPFIHKRQAYDILAKLIPQMAFKDTRKGKPWRSYHKHFWVQSVVILVIAEIINYFWQPWIFILAAILIIYLILQSIIVVKQSGLELFKNELAVRKVTLFGYKNSYLKHDNLLGLEINTTPISEKSDLANFNFIIAKGMGSEYIGLDYINESEVEMLREWYLKGVDYDSI from the coding sequence ATGATGTCTAGACCTCAAAAGCTACATCCTATTTCATACCTTTCGGGTTTAATTAACGTGATTAAACAAAATATTGTCTTCATTATCATTTTTAGTTTATTTAATTTAAGAAGCTTTGATTTTACAAATTTACAAAATTATATTTTCCCAGGTATTTATCTTGGGTTTCTATTGATTGTATCGATATATCAGGGCGTAAAGATATATAACACACGTTATTGGATTGAAGATGATCATTTTATATTACAAACAGGTGTATTTTCAAAATCGAAAAAAGAGTTAAATATTCGACGTATACAATCTATGGAAACTTCACAAGGTTTATTAAGTCAGATTGTTAACGGGGTAGAATTACATATAAAAACCCCAAGTGATGGCATCAATTTAGAAACGGTTACTAAGCAACAAAGCCAGTTGATTAGAGAGTCAATTATCGATAGACAGAAAGCTTTAGAAGATAAAGGGGAAGTAAAAGCGCAACGTGTTGAAAATCTAGAACACCAATCACAACAAACACATATGTATCAACTTAACTTCAAAGAATTGTTAACCATGTCGATGACGAGTGGCGCAATTGGTGTGACTTTTGTAACTTTATCTCCGATTGTAGGGGCATTTTCAGATCATTTTCCTTGGCATTGGTTGGGAACTGTTTTAGGGAGCTTATCTTCTTCAATTTTACTGAAAGTAATTTTGTTTTTAATTGGACTGTTAATTTTAAGTTATATATGTGGCGCCATTTTAGTTGTCATTCGATACTATAATTATACGCTCACGCGACAAGGTAACCAACTTCATATAAAGTACGGTTTACTTAATATTAAAAATATTACTGTTCCAACAGACCGCGTGCAAGCAGTTATAGAAAAACAATCATTTATCAGAGCATTATTAGGTTATACATCTATCCAATTTCTAATTACTAGTGATGATAATGATCTTTCGTCAGATAATGAAGCGACCGCAGAAGGAAATGTTATGATATTACCATTCATTCATAAACGCCAGGCATATGACATTCTTGCCAAATTAATACCACAAATGGCGTTTAAGGATACAAGAAAAGGTAAGCCATGGCGTAGTTACCATAAACATTTTTGGGTTCAATCAGTTGTTATTTTAGTTATTGCTGAAATCATAAATTACTTTTGGCAACCATGGATATTTATTTTAGCAGCAATTTTAATTATTTACTTAATCTTGCAGAGTATTATTGTAGTTAAACAATCAGGACTTGAACTATTTAAAAATGAGTTGGCTGTGCGAAAAGTGACTTTATTTGGTTATAAAAACAGTTATTTGAAGCATGATAATTTATTAGGGTTGGAAATAAATACGACACCAATTTCAGAAAAAAGTGACTTGGCGAACTTCAACTTCATTATTGCTAAAGGAATGGGAAGTGAATATATTGGTTTGGATTATATTAATGAAAGTGAAGTTGAAATGTTACGAGAGTGGTATTTGAAAGGAGTAGATTATGACTCAATATAA
- the alr gene encoding alanine racemase, translating into MSDKYYRASYVNVDLNAIASNFQLFQKLHPNKTVMPVVKANGYGLGSLAIARHLMDVGANFFAVATLDEAIELRMHGVNAQLLILGVVPTYDIRKALQHRIAVTVPSLTWLEQAINEMPENNEKDLWLHIKLDTGMGRLGVKDVDEYQQVIDLIHEHEHLIFEGVFTHFASADEPGESMNNQQDKFESIVEQAEKPLYIHTQNSAGALMKDLQYCNAIRLGISLYGYYPSNYVRDNVKVHLKPSAQWVSEVVQTKYLKEGESVSYGGVYTADEPTKIGIVPVGYADGYPRLMSGFKVNVDGHQCEVIGKVCMDQIIIKIPEAVEANDPVIIMDHHRNSEQSAEALAHQQQTINYEVLCRLSRRLPRVYHGTEETEIRNELLK; encoded by the coding sequence ATGTCTGATAAATATTATAGAGCATCGTACGTCAACGTGGATCTCAATGCAATTGCATCGAACTTTCAATTATTCCAGAAGTTACATCCTAATAAGACTGTAATGCCTGTTGTTAAAGCGAACGGCTATGGGCTAGGAAGCTTAGCGATTGCAAGGCATCTAATGGATGTTGGGGCGAATTTCTTTGCTGTTGCTACCTTAGATGAAGCGATTGAATTACGTATGCATGGGGTGAATGCTCAATTATTAATATTGGGAGTTGTGCCTACATATGATATTAGAAAAGCGTTACAACACCGTATCGCAGTAACGGTACCTTCGTTAACTTGGTTAGAGCAAGCTATCAATGAAATGCCTGAAAATAATGAAAAGGACTTATGGTTACATATTAAGTTAGATACAGGTATGGGTAGATTAGGTGTGAAAGATGTAGATGAGTATCAACAGGTGATTGATTTAATTCATGAACATGAGCATCTTATATTTGAAGGCGTCTTTACGCATTTTGCGAGTGCAGATGAACCGGGTGAATCAATGAATAATCAACAAGATAAGTTCGAATCCATTGTTGAGCAAGCTGAAAAGCCTCTTTATATTCATACACAAAACTCTGCTGGTGCCTTGATGAAAGATTTACAATATTGTAATGCCATTAGATTAGGCATATCTCTATATGGTTATTATCCTTCAAACTATGTTCGAGACAACGTAAAGGTTCATTTGAAACCGAGTGCCCAATGGGTAAGTGAAGTAGTTCAAACTAAATATTTAAAAGAAGGTGAGTCCGTTAGTTATGGCGGGGTTTACACTGCAGATGAACCTACAAAGATAGGTATTGTACCGGTAGGATATGCTGACGGGTATCCTAGACTCATGTCAGGATTTAAAGTAAATGTAGATGGACATCAATGCGAAGTTATAGGAAAAGTATGTATGGATCAAATTATTATTAAAATTCCTGAAGCAGTAGAAGCTAATGATCCAGTAATAATTATGGACCATCACCGAAACAGTGAACAATCTGCTGAAGCGCTTGCACATCAACAACAGACGATTAATTATGAAGTGCTATGCCGTTTAAGTAGAAGGCTTCCACGTGTCTATCATGGGACTGAGGAAACTGAAATTCGTAATGAATTGTTAAAATAG
- a CDS encoding UDP-N-acetylmuramoyl-tripeptide--D-alanyl-D-alanine ligase gives MIEVTLGKIKEWISCEIDEQHLNTTVKGVSIDSRVIESQNLFIPFKGENVDGHKFVAQALKDGAGAAFYQKDVQLDGNVEGPIIWVDDTLEALQQLAKAYLKFVGPKVIAVTGSNGKTTTKDMIESVLKSHYKVKKTQGNYNNEIGLPLTILELDQDTEISILEMGMSGFGEIELLSNIAHPDIAVITNIGESHMQDLGSREGIAQAKSEITKGLIDGGLFIYDGDEPLLKPHVEQLNHVDCISIGLESSNVKTCHFEQVTDKGIQFKFNGTDQYKLPVLGAHNMKNATIAITIGEQLNLDYETIYHNISHVQLTGMRMEQHHLDDNTVIINDAYNASPTSMKAAIDTLSNMGGRKSIILADVLELGGISEEMHKSVGDYLEDKAIANLYTFGNESKFINETGQPHVDKAVHFEDKQLLIDHILDNMTQGDKILVKGSRGMKLEEVVEAIIEANK, from the coding sequence ATGATTGAAGTAACTTTAGGAAAAATCAAGGAATGGATCTCTTGTGAAATCGATGAGCAACATTTGAACACTACGGTTAAAGGTGTTTCTATAGATTCTCGAGTTATTGAAAGTCAAAATTTATTTATTCCTTTTAAAGGTGAAAATGTCGATGGACATAAGTTCGTGGCGCAAGCACTTAAAGATGGTGCAGGTGCTGCATTTTATCAAAAAGATGTTCAACTTGATGGAAATGTAGAAGGTCCAATTATTTGGGTTGACGATACGTTAGAAGCTTTACAACAATTAGCAAAGGCCTACTTAAAATTCGTTGGTCCCAAGGTCATTGCAGTTACTGGTTCAAATGGTAAAACAACGACAAAAGATATGATTGAAAGCGTGTTAAAATCACATTATAAAGTGAAGAAGACACAAGGTAATTACAACAACGAAATTGGTTTACCATTAACGATATTGGAATTAGATCAAGATACCGAAATTTCCATTTTAGAAATGGGTATGTCAGGGTTTGGTGAAATTGAATTATTATCAAATATAGCGCACCCGGATATAGCTGTCATCACTAATATTGGTGAATCACATATGCAAGATTTAGGATCTAGAGAAGGGATTGCGCAAGCTAAATCAGAAATTACTAAAGGACTGATAGATGGTGGCTTGTTCATTTACGATGGAGATGAACCACTATTAAAGCCACATGTCGAACAACTTAATCATGTCGATTGTATAAGTATTGGTTTAGAGAGTTCGAATGTGAAAACTTGTCATTTTGAACAAGTTACAGATAAAGGCATTCAATTTAAATTTAACGGTACTGACCAGTACAAATTACCAGTACTTGGAGCTCATAACATGAAAAATGCGACAATTGCAATTACAATTGGTGAGCAATTAAACTTAGATTATGAAACAATCTATCATAATATTTCACATGTGCAACTCACAGGTATGCGCATGGAACAACACCATTTAGACGATAATACGGTCATTATCAACGACGCCTATAATGCAAGTCCTACTAGTATGAAAGCAGCAATCGATACATTATCTAATATGGGAGGACGTAAATCCATAATATTAGCTGATGTATTAGAGCTTGGTGGTATTAGTGAAGAAATGCATAAATCAGTTGGTGATTATTTAGAGGATAAGGCGATTGCGAATTTATATACGTTTGGCAATGAATCAAAGTTTATCAATGAAACAGGCCAACCTCACGTTGATAAAGCTGTACATTTTGAAGATAAACAACTTCTAATTGACCATATTTTAGATAATATGACGCAAGGTGATAAAATATTAGTTAAAGGTTCTAGAGGTATGAAGTTAGAAGAAGTTGTCGAAGCGATTATCGAAGCAAATAAGTAG
- the csoR gene encoding copper-sensing transcriptional repressor CsoR yields MTEIHKAHHSEQTKANLTSRLNRIEGQVRAINRMISEDVYCDDVLTQIRATRSALNSVATRLLEHHMKGCIMDKVNHGEEEEAMEELLVTFQKLMKD; encoded by the coding sequence ATGACTGAAATTCATAAAGCGCATCATTCAGAACAAACTAAAGCGAATTTAACTTCACGATTAAACCGCATAGAAGGGCAAGTTCGTGCGATTAATAGAATGATATCTGAAGATGTATATTGTGATGATGTACTTACTCAAATTAGAGCAACACGCTCTGCATTAAACAGCGTTGCAACAAGATTATTGGAACATCATATGAAAGGCTGTATTATGGATAAAGTGAACCATGGCGAAGAGGAAGAAGCGATGGAAGAGTTATTAGTAACATTTCAAAAATTAATGAAAGACTAG
- a CDS encoding PH domain-containing protein, with protein MLSDSTMYKSPKQALYYHYITRLFNSAFGIIVLVFFIYLWQLFNWWHGLIYLFSGLILLEILLLIFRPWIKYRYAYYKVSNPIIEVKNGLFFKRKEIMKFERIQYIERKSNPILSKMQLSQVTMLTAGHVIVLPLMKNDEVDRLETEILQYLRGADYDV; from the coding sequence ATGCTAAGTGATTCAACAATGTATAAAAGCCCGAAACAAGCACTTTATTATCATTACATAACACGTTTGTTTAATAGTGCTTTTGGCATTATTGTACTCGTATTTTTTATATATTTATGGCAATTATTTAACTGGTGGCATGGACTGATTTATCTATTTAGTGGTCTAATCTTGTTGGAAATTCTCTTATTGATATTTCGGCCATGGATCAAATATCGATATGCTTATTACAAAGTGTCAAACCCGATCATTGAAGTGAAAAATGGCTTGTTCTTTAAAAGGAAAGAAATTATGAAATTTGAACGTATCCAATACATAGAAAGGAAGAGTAATCCTATTTTAAGTAAGATGCAACTGTCTCAAGTTACTATGTTAACAGCAGGACATGTGATAGTACTACCATTAATGAAAAATGATGAGGTAGACCGGTTAGAAACCGAAATTTTACAATACCTGAGAGGAGCTGATTATGATGTCTAG
- the cshA gene encoding degradosome RNA helicase CshA, with translation MQNFKELGISDKLAETLESIGFTEATPIQKDSIPLALEGKDVLGQAQTGTGKTGAFGIPLIEKVVGTTGVQALILAPTRELAMQVAESIKEFSKGQNVQVVTVFGGMPIDRQIKALKKGPQIVVGTPGRVIDHLNRRTLKTNDIKTLILDEADEMMNMGFIDDMKFIMDKIPASQRQTMLFSATMPKAIQTLVQQFMKSPQIVKTMNNENSNPQIEEFYTIVKELEKFDTFTNFLDVHQPDLAIVFGRTKRRVDELTSALISKGYKAEGLHGDITQAKRLEVLKKFKNDQLDILVATDVAARGLDISGVSHVYNFDIPQDTESYTHRIGRTGRAGKEGIAITFVNPIEMDYIRQIEHSNNRQMQALRPPHRKEVLKARENDIKGKVKDWMLKDSEPRLQRIATELLEEYNETELIASLLQELVESNDDVDVQLTFEKPLSRKNRQSKGPKRGNHKRGNKFDNKNRRGKGGYNNKKKNDRSSDRKNNKKSMKGRTFADHQK, from the coding sequence TTGCAAAATTTTAAAGAATTAGGGATCTCGGACAAGTTGGCAGAAACCCTAGAATCAATCGGGTTTACAGAAGCCACTCCGATACAAAAAGATAGTATCCCTCTTGCCTTAGAAGGCAAAGATGTTCTTGGTCAAGCGCAAACTGGGACAGGTAAAACAGGTGCGTTTGGTATACCATTAATCGAAAAAGTCGTTGGAACAACTGGCGTTCAAGCATTAATTTTAGCTCCAACACGTGAATTGGCTATGCAAGTTGCTGAGTCAATCAAAGAATTTAGTAAAGGGCAAAATGTACAAGTTGTTACAGTATTTGGGGGCATGCCTATAGACCGTCAAATCAAAGCCCTTAAAAAAGGACCTCAAATCGTTGTGGGTACACCTGGTCGTGTAATAGACCATTTAAACCGTCGCACACTTAAAACAAATGATATTAAAACATTAATATTAGATGAAGCGGATGAAATGATGAACATGGGCTTCATTGACGATATGAAATTCATTATGGACAAGATTCCAGCTTCACAAAGACAAACAATGCTATTTTCAGCGACGATGCCAAAAGCCATTCAAACATTAGTTCAACAATTTATGAAATCACCTCAAATTGTTAAAACAATGAACAATGAAAATTCTAACCCACAAATAGAAGAATTCTACACTATTGTGAAAGAACTTGAGAAGTTCGATACATTTACAAATTTCTTAGATGTTCATCAACCTGATTTAGCAATTGTGTTCGGACGGACAAAACGTCGTGTTGATGAATTAACAAGTGCATTAATTTCTAAAGGATATAAAGCTGAAGGTTTACACGGGGATATTACTCAAGCTAAACGTTTAGAAGTATTGAAAAAGTTCAAAAACGATCAACTTGATATATTAGTTGCAACAGACGTAGCTGCAAGAGGACTTGATATTTCAGGTGTCAGCCACGTATACAATTTCGATATCCCTCAAGATACTGAAAGTTATACGCACAGGATCGGTCGTACTGGCCGTGCTGGTAAAGAAGGCATTGCGATTACTTTCGTTAATCCGATTGAAATGGATTATATTAGACAAATTGAACATTCTAACAATCGTCAAATGCAAGCTTTAAGACCACCACATCGTAAAGAAGTATTAAAAGCGCGCGAAAATGACATTAAAGGTAAAGTAAAAGACTGGATGTTAAAAGATAGCGAACCTCGTTTACAACGTATTGCGACAGAATTACTTGAAGAATATAATGAGACAGAATTAATTGCATCATTACTTCAAGAATTAGTTGAATCAAATGATGATGTTGATGTTCAATTAACATTTGAAAAGCCTTTATCACGTAAAAATCGTCAAAGTAAAGGACCGAAACGTGGTAATCATAAACGTGGCAATAAATTTGATAATAAAAATCGTCGCGGTAAAGGCGGTTACAATAATAAAAAGAAAAATGATCGTTCATCAGACAGAAAAAATAATAAAAAGTCGATGAAAGGTCGTACATTTGCTGATCATCAGAAATAA
- a CDS encoding PH domain-containing protein: MTQYNYMEPSGVKVMRISALITIVILLLVAAILFIVDSLWLNLLSKSAHTWYLVIGGCAALVSIIVWVIIVPKVKYKIFRYKINDHEVIVKRGVWFVEEVKVPIFRIQNIDSFEGLLMRKHKLTNLTLSTAGGTIEIKLINKKQASNIKRTIKQMNRDRER; this comes from the coding sequence ATGACTCAATATAATTATATGGAACCTTCTGGTGTGAAAGTGATGCGTATTTCAGCCTTAATAACGATTGTCATTTTATTGTTGGTAGCAGCTATATTATTTATCGTGGATAGCCTTTGGTTAAATCTACTTTCAAAGTCTGCCCATACATGGTATCTCGTCATAGGTGGTTGTGCAGCATTAGTCAGTATAATCGTTTGGGTTATCATCGTACCTAAAGTAAAATATAAAATATTCCGATATAAAATTAATGATCACGAAGTCATCGTTAAAAGAGGCGTTTGGTTTGTAGAGGAAGTAAAGGTACCTATCTTCAGAATTCAAAATATTGATAGTTTTGAAGGTTTATTGATGAGAAAGCATAAGTTAACTAATTTAACGTTATCCACGGCTGGTGGTACTATCGAAATTAAGTTAATCAATAAAAAGCAAGCTTCAAACATTAAACGAACAATAAAACAAATGAATAGGGATAGAGAAAGATAA
- the csoZ gene encoding putative copper chaperone CsoZ, with amino-acid sequence MEFETIYVSNLTNEEQQHKLEQRLFTIDGVQKVCINQRSGQIDIEFETPASLNNLEKEVYDLGFEIIN; translated from the coding sequence GTGGAATTTGAGACGATTTATGTTTCTAACTTAACTAATGAAGAACAACAACATAAACTTGAGCAACGATTATTTACAATAGATGGAGTGCAAAAGGTCTGTATTAATCAAAGGAGTGGACAGATCGACATCGAATTTGAAACACCTGCAAGTTTAAATAATTTAGAAAAAGAAGTATATGATTTAGGATTTGAAATTATTAATTGA
- a CDS encoding D-alanine--D-alanine ligase, giving the protein MTKENICIVYGGKSAEHDVSILTAQNVLNAIDKEQYQVDIIYITNDGDWKKQDNITSEIENIDDLRLSDVEAGEISQLLKVGSSGQPYSAVFPLLHGPNGEDGTIQGLFEVLDIPYVGNGVLAASSSMDKLVMKQLFEHRGLPQLPYVSFLRSEYRKYENNILKLVYDKLEYPVFVKPANLGSSVGISKCSNEEELKSGIEEAFQFDRKLVIEQGINAREIEVAVLGNDYPETTWPGEVVKDVAFYDYKAKYKDGKIRLDIPADLDEEVKMTLRNMAVEAFKATDCAGLLRADFFVTDDNQIFINETNAMPGFTAYSMYPSLWENMGLSYADLITKLIDLAKEKHEEKKKNKYNID; this is encoded by the coding sequence ATGACTAAGGAAAATATATGTATTGTATATGGTGGTAAAAGCGCAGAACACGATGTTTCTATATTAACTGCTCAAAATGTTCTTAACGCAATCGATAAAGAACAATATCAAGTTGATATCATATACATTACGAATGATGGCGACTGGAAAAAACAAGATAATATTACATCTGAAATAGAAAATATTGATGACTTACGATTAAGCGATGTAGAAGCGGGGGAAATCTCGCAATTGCTTAAAGTAGGCAGTTCAGGGCAACCATATAGTGCAGTATTTCCATTATTACATGGTCCGAACGGTGAAGATGGTACAATTCAAGGTCTATTTGAAGTATTAGATATTCCATATGTTGGAAATGGTGTATTAGCTGCTTCAAGTTCAATGGATAAACTTGTGATGAAACAATTATTTGAACATAGAGGATTACCACAATTACCGTATGTTAGTTTCTTAAGAAGTGAATACAGAAAGTATGAAAATAATATATTAAAACTTGTATACGATAAATTAGAATATCCAGTATTCGTTAAACCTGCTAATTTAGGTTCAAGTGTAGGAATTAGTAAATGTAGCAACGAGGAAGAATTAAAATCTGGTATTGAAGAAGCCTTCCAATTTGACCGTAAATTAGTTATTGAACAAGGTATTAACGCTAGAGAAATTGAAGTTGCGGTCTTAGGTAACGATTATCCAGAAACGACGTGGCCTGGCGAAGTAGTAAAAGACGTGGCTTTCTATGACTATAAAGCGAAATACAAAGATGGCAAGATTAGATTAGATATTCCTGCTGATCTTGATGAAGAAGTTAAGATGACGTTAAGAAATATGGCAGTTGAAGCATTTAAAGCAACGGACTGTGCAGGATTGTTACGTGCTGACTTCTTTGTGACTGATGATAATCAAATATTCATTAACGAAACGAATGCTATGCCTGGCTTTACTGCTTATAGTATGTATCCAAGTTTATGGGAAAATATGGGACTTTCATATGCTGATTTAATTACTAAATTGATTGATTTAGCAAAAGAAAAGCACGAAGAAAAGAAAAAGAACAAATACAATATTGATTGA